In one Carettochelys insculpta isolate YL-2023 chromosome 6, ASM3395843v1, whole genome shotgun sequence genomic region, the following are encoded:
- the TMEM109 gene encoding voltage-gated monoatomic cation channel TMEM109, translated as MTWWDPKSWRCHQALLRLTMASLMLVIFLHVVVAGTHEESWRKAAIHADFLSQLAQGMRETLEEWIGQDTLQLVTENVSSMFWIVSSAISAGLITFSGIAGQVLSAFGINGDHVVQPLKLGPAQVQTVLLWGLVAVVGYWLLSQLLGLLLGILGHVMWGLKAAFFLGCFLLIVLEVPNHSVQALLLLGLLTLYALLGRLSRARRSGSQLEAKVRNLERQVEELRSRQRWGSPRNLEQDD; from the exons ATGACTTGGTGGGATCCTAAGTCCTGGCGCTGCCACCAGGCCCTTCTCCGACTAACCATGGCTAGCCTGATGTTAGTCATTTTCCTTCATGTGGTTGTGGCCGGTACTCATGAGGAATCCTGGAGAAAGGCAGCCATCCATGCTGACTTCCTGTCCCAGCTGGCTCAGGGCATGAGAGAGACCCTGGAAGAGTGGATTGGCCAGGATACGCTTCAGCTAGTGACAGAG AATGTGTCATCCATGTTCTGGATTGTGTCCTCTGCCATCTCAGCAGGTCTGATCACCTTCTCTGGAATTGCAGGGCAGGTCCTAAGTGCCTTTGGGATCAACG GGGATCACGTGGTCCAACCCCTTaagctgggccctgcccaggtacagaccgtgctgctgtggggcctAGTGGCTGTGGTGGGCTATTGGCTACTCTCGCAGCTGCTgggcctgctgctgggcatcctgGGGCATGTTATGTGGGGGCTGAAGGCGGCGTTCTTCTTGGGCTGCTTCCTGCTGATTGTCTTAGAGGTGCCCAACCACTCGgtgcaggccctgctgctgctgggcctgctCACCCTGTACGCCCTGCTGGGGCGGCTGAGCAGGGCACGCCGCTCCGGGAGCCAGCTGGAGGCCAAGGTGCGCAACCTGGAGAGGCAAGTGGAGGAGCTGCGGAGCCGGCAGAGGTGGGGGTCCCCAAGGAACCTGGAGCAGGATGACTGA
- the PRPF19 gene encoding pre-mRNA-processing factor 19 — protein sequence MSLICSISNEVPEHPCVSPVSNHVYERRLIEKYIAENGTDPVNNQPLSEEQLIDIKVAHPIRPKPPSATSIPAILKALQDEWDAVMLHSFTLRQQLQTTRQELSHALYQHDAACRVIARLTKEVTAAREALATLKPQAGLIVPQAVPSSQPNIAGAGEPMDLGELVGMTPEIIQKLQDKATVLTTERKKRGKTVPEELVKPEELSKYRQVASHVGLHSASIPGILALDLCPSDTNKILTGGADKNVIVFDKSSEQILATLKGHAKKVTSVVFHPSQELVFSASPDATIRIWSVPSSTCVQVVRAHESAVTGLSLHATGDYLLSSSDDQYWAFSDIQTGRVLTKVTDETSGCALTCAQFHPDGLIFGTGTMDSQIKIWDLKERTNVANFPGHSGPITSIAFSENGYYLATAADDSSVKLWDLRKLKNFKTLQLDNNFEVKSLIFDQSGTYLALGGTDVQIYICKQWTEILHFTEHSGLTTGVAFGHHAKFIASTGMDRSLKFYSL from the exons ATGTCTCTGATCTGCTCGA TTTCAAATGAGGTCCCAGAGCACCCTTGCGTATCTCCAGTCTCTAACCATGTTTATGAGCGAAGGCTGATTGAAAAGTACATCGCAGAAAATGGGACCGACCCAGTAAACAACCAGCCGCTGTCTGAAGAGCAGCTGATTGACATCAAAG TTGCCCACCCAATCCGACCCAAGCCACCCTCAGCCACCAGCATCCCAGCCATTCTGAAAGCCCTTCAGGACGAGTGG GATGCTGTCATGCTGCACAGCTTCAcactccgccagcagctgcagaccactcGCCAGGAGTTGTCGCACGCTCTGTACCAGCACGACGCTGCCTGCCGTGTCATTGCCCGTCTCACCAAAGAGGTCACCGCTGCCAGAGAAG CCTTGGCGACTCTGAAACCCCAGGCTGGCCTCATCGTCCCCCAGGCTGTGCCATCTTCTCAGCCCAACATCGCG GGTGCTGGCGAGCCGATGGATCTGGGAGAGCTGGTGGGCATGACCCCCGAGATCATCCAGAAG CTTCAAGACAAAGCCACGGTGCTGACCACGGAGCGTAAAAAG AGAGGCAAGACGGTTCCAGAGGAGCTGGTGAAGCCAGAGGAGCTCAGCAAGTACCGGCAGGTGGCCTCACATGTG GGCCTGCACAGTGCCAGCATCCCGGGGATCCTTGCTCTGGACCTCTGTCCTTCCGATACCAACAAGATCCTCACTG GCGGGGCAGATAAAAACGTCATCGTCTTCGACAAGAGCTCAGAGCAGATCCTGGCGACTCTGAAAGGGCACGCCAAGAAGGTCACCAGCGTAGTGTTCCATCCGTCCCAG GAGCTGGTGTTCTCTGCTTCTCCCGATGCCACTATCCGGATCTGGTCGGTCCCAAGTTCCACTTGCGTGCAGGTTGTCCGGGCCCATGAGAGCGCTGTGACAGGGCTGAGTCTGCATGCTACAGGCGACTATCTCCTAAGCTCCTCTGATGACCAG TACTGGGCTTTCTCTGATATCCAGACGGGCCGTGTGCTAACCAAGGTCACGGATGAAACCTCTGGCTGTG ctctcaCCTGTGCTCAGTTCCACCCAGATGGGCTCATTTTTGGGACGGGGACTATGGACTCTCAAATCAAGATCTGGGACTTGAAG GAACGCACCAACGTGGCCAACTTCCCAGGGCACTCTGGGCCCATCACCAGCATTGCATTCTCTGAGAACGGATACTACCTGGCCACGGCCGCTGATGACTCCTCTGTCAAACTCTGGGATCTGCGCAAGCTCAAAAACTTCAAGACGCTGCAGCTGGACAACAACTTTGAG GTGAAGTCCCTCATATTCGACCAGAGTGGTACCTATTTGGCTCTGGGCGGCACGGACGTCCAGATCTACATCTGCAAGCAGTGGACAGAGATCCTCCACTTCACAG AGCACAGTGGCCTGACCACAGGCGTGGCCTTTGGCCACCATGCGAAATTCATCGCTTCCACAGGCATGGACAGGAGCCTGAAATTCTACAGTCTGTAG